A single Nostoc sp. PCC 7107 DNA region contains:
- a CDS encoding IS630 family transposase: protein MQLIAQYSAIILPQYENIRYFVQDESRFGLKTIEGRKITLPGVKPIGDWQWQFKAFWLYGAVEPLTGESLFWQFSHVDTECYQQFLNEFAACYPKSLNILQVDNGLFHQAKRLQIPENIVLLFQPAHSPELNPIERVWEYLKQDLKWELFDNRRASANQGCSTPSSPHSSNCCFFDWL from the coding sequence TTGCAATTAATTGCTCAATACAGTGCCATTATCTTGCCTCAGTACGAAAATATTCGTTATTTTGTACAAGATGAGAGTCGATTTGGACTCAAAACCATTGAAGGACGTAAAATTACTCTTCCCGGAGTTAAGCCTATTGGTGATTGGCAGTGGCAATTTAAAGCGTTCTGGCTATATGGAGCAGTTGAACCACTTACTGGGGAAAGTTTATTTTGGCAGTTTTCTCATGTTGATACCGAATGCTACCAACAATTTTTGAACGAGTTCGCTGCCTGTTATCCCAAATCACTTAACATTCTCCAAGTTGATAACGGCTTATTTCATCAAGCTAAACGTTTACAAATTCCAGAGAATATTGTTCTTTTGTTCCAGCCTGCTCATTCTCCTGAACTCAATCCCATAGAGCGCGTTTGGGAATATCTCAAGCAAGACTTGAAATGGGAGCTATTTGATAACAGGCGAGCATCTGCAAACCAAGGTTGCTCAACTCCTAGCTCTCCTCACTCCTCAAATTGCTGCTTCTTTGACTGGTTATGA